The Pectobacterium parmentieri genome segment TTCATACGATGGTGCCGAAGGCCGGACTCGAACCGGCACGTATTTCTACGGTTGATTTTGAATCAACTGCGTCTACCGATTTCGCCACTTCGGCACAGAAGTAGTATGCGGAAAACGTGGGCATTATACCGTTTGACGGCCCATGCGCAACGTTAATCCACTCTACACTCGGTTAAGTGCTGAAAAAATCATCTTCAGCAACGCGTTATGGCTACTTTGTCGTCAATATTGTGTGGTGCGAACGTGGTTGTGAACAACAAAAAAGCGCCGGGGATTTATCCGCTCGACGCTTTTTCATACTCGTTTAGCATTATCGCCGTTTCAGCAGCAACGCCACGCTGATGAACAAAAACACCGAACTAGGCAAAACCGCGCCCAATATCGGCGGAATGCCATAGACCAGGCTGAGCGGACGGAAAATCTCATTCAACAAATAGAAGAAGAAGCCGAAACTGATCCCTATCACGATACGTGAACCCGCTGACACGCTACGCAACGGGCCGAAGATGAAAGAGACTGCCATGAGCATCATCACCGCCACCGAGACGGGTGCAAAGATTTTGCTCCACATATTGAGCTGGTAGCGGCCTGATTCCTGACCACTTTGTTTCAGATATTTGGCGTAATCATGCAGCCCACGGATCGACAACGCGTTAGGCTCCAGCGCCACCACGCCCAGTTTATCCGGCGTCAGGTTGGTTTTCCATTCGCCGCTGAGCGTCTGGCTGCCGCCAATCTGTTTACCGTCACTCAGATCGGATTCATCAACCTGCGAGAGGTTCCAAACATTCCTGTCCTTGTCAAACTCGGCGGAGGCCGCGTAGCGTACAGATAGCAGTTTGTTCTGCTCGTCAAAGTGATAGATATTGACGCCAGACAGTTCTTTATCGCCAACTATCCGTTCAATATAGATAAAGTCATTGCCATCTTTTGCCCACAATCCGCCCTGCGTAGAGATCATCGACCCACCGGAGATCATCTGAGAACGGTAGTTACGCGCCATCTGCTCCCCTTGCGGAGAGACCCACTCGCCAATCGCCATCGTCAGCAATACCAGCGGGATCGCAGTTTTCATCACGGCAGTCGCAATCTGCAGGCGGGTAAAACCAGAAGCCTGCATCACCACTAGCTCGCTGCGGGTCGCAAGCTGACCCAGCCCCAGCAGCGCACCGAGCAGTGCGGCCATAGGAAAGAAAGTCTCAATGTCTTTTGGAACACTAAGCAGTGTATACAGCCCCGCGCCCAGCGCCGAATACTCGCCCTGCCCGACTTTACGCAACTGGTCAACAAACTTGATGATGCCGGAGAGCGACACCAACATGAACAGCGTCGTGATGATGGTAGTGAAAATCGTTTTGCCGATATAGCGGTCTAATACACCAAACATCAGGCCGCTCCTTGTATTCTAAGAGTACGAGGCTTAAAGCGGGCGCGCATTTTGCGCATCGGCACGGTATCCCACAGGTTGAGCATGACCGCAATACCAAAGTACATCAGGTTGGTTAGCCAGACCCATACCATCGGGTCGATTTTTCCCTTACTGGCGTTAGAGCGCAGCGAACTTTGCAGCAGGAAGAAAATCAGGTACAGCAGCATCGCAGGCAGCATGCTCAACACCCGGCCCTGACGTGGGTTCACCACGCTCAACGGCACCACCATCAGCGCCATAATCAGCACGGAAAGAATCAACGTCAGCCGCCAGTGAAACTCTGCTCGTGCATCGTGCGCATCCGAGTTCCACAGGGTACGCATATCCATTTGCTGTACATCGCTATTATTTAGCGTCACCGCCTGGTGGCCAATCACGGCCTGATAATTAGTGAAATCCGTAATACGGAAGTCACGCAACAGCGCGGTGCCTTCGTAGCGCGAGCCGTTGTCCAATGTCACAACCTGCGCCCCCTCTTCGTTGGTTATATGACCACGATCGGCCACGACGACAGAAGGCCGTGCGTTACCGCTGGGGCGTAGTTGCGCCAGAAAGACGTGCTGAAACTCTGACCCTTTCACATTACCGACAAACAGTACCGCGTTGCCACCTTGTGCGGACTGGAACTGTCCTTCTACCAGCGCAGCCATGCCAGGGTTCGCCTTCGCTTCCGCCAGCACTTCTTCCTGGTGCCGGGACGACCACGGGCTGAGCCACATGACGTTAATGGTTGCGATAATGCCAGTGAACACCGCCAAGACCAGCGCAGCTTTCAGCAACACGCGTTTTCCCAGCCCACAGGCGTGCATGACGGTGATCTCGCTTTCCGCATAGAGGCGGCCAAACGTCATCAATACGCCAAGAAACAGACTTAATGGCAGGATGAGTTGCACCATCTCTGGTACGCCCAATCCCAGAAGGGAGATAACCAAATTTGTCGGGATTTCACCATCAACGGCTGCACCCAGTATCCGCACTAATTTCTGGCAAAAGAAAATCAGTAGCAGAATGAAAAGGATGGCCAGTTGGCTCTTAAAGGTTTCCCGTACCAGATATCGAATGATGATCACGCTTAATTACGCCTGTGAAAACTTGTCTTTTTGCAGGAAAATCGATAGTTTCTTCGCTAACGCGCCATTTATACTCATTTTGGCAGCCCTCTTAGCTAAGACTGTATTACAACACACTGCGTTTGAGCTGTTGTATCAGAACCTGCTTATAGTCACCAAAACAGGTTCGTTACGTCGTTAAGATTAACACAGGTTATGTTAACGCAACGGCGGGAAAGTATTACGGAGTATCACATACTAGCCGTTGCCCCCGCCTTTGTCTTTAAGATTCAGGAGAGTACATGGAGTTCAGCGTAAAAAGCGGTAGCCCGGAAAAACAACGCAGTGCCTGCATTGTCGTCGGCGTGTTTGAACCGCGTCGTCTGTCCCCTATTGCCGAACAACTCGATAAAATCAGCGACGGCTATATTAGCGCGTTGCTTCGCCGTGGTGAATTAGAAGGCAAAGTGGGGCAATCACTGCTCTTGCACCATGTACCTAACATTCTTTCTGAGCGCATTTTGCTGATTGGCTGCGGGAAAGAGCGTGAGCTTGATGAACGCCAGTACAAACAGGTGATTCAGAAAACGATCAACGCCCTGAACGAAACTGGTTCGATGGAAGCGGTCTGCTTCTTGACCGAGCTGCACGTGAAAGGCCGTAACACGTACTGGAAAGTGCGTCAGGCGGTCGAAACCGCGAAAGAGACGCTGTATACCTTCGATCAGCTTAAGAGCAATAAGGTCGAGCTGCGACGTCCGCTACGCAAGATGGTATTCAACGTGCCGACGCGCCGTGAGCTGACCAGCGGTGAACGCGCCATCCAGCACGGTCTGGCGATTGCTGCCGGTATCAAAGCCGCGAAAGATCTCGGCAATATGCCGCCGAACATCTGTAATGCCGCCTATCTGGCATCGCAAGCGCGTCAACTGGCCGACACCTACAGCCAGAATATTATCACGCGCGTGATTGGCGAACAGCAGATGAAAGAGCTGGGCATGAATGCCTATCTGGCCGTGGGTCAGGGCTCACAGAATGAATCGCTGATGTCCGTGATCGAATACAAAGGCGATCCGAACCCGGAAACGCGTCCGATTGTGCTGGTTGGTAAGGGGCTGACGTTCGATTCCGGCGGTATCTCCATCAAACCTGCCGACAGCATGGACGAAATGAAATACGACATGTGCGGTGCGGCAACAGTCTACGGCGTGATGCGTATGGCAGCCGAACTGGCGCTGCCGTTGAACATCATCGGCGTACTGGCAGGTTGTGAAAACATGGTCGACGGGCGTGCATACCGTCCGGGCGATGTGCTGACGACGATGTCCGGCCAAACGGTAGAAGTCCTGAACACCGATGCGGAAGGTCGTCTGGTCTTGTGTGATACACTGACCTACGTTGAGCGTTATGAGCCAGATGTCGTGATTGACGTCGCGACGCTGACGGGGGCGTGCGTGATTGCGCTAGGGCACCACATCACCGGGCTGATGGCGAACCACAATCCGCTGGCGCACGAGCTGTTGAGCGCGTCCGAGCAATCTGGCGACCGTGCATGGCGTCTGCCGCTGACCGACGAATTCCAGGAGCAGTTGGAATCCAATTTTGCCGACATGGCGAATATTGGTGGTCGTCCTGGCGGTGCGATTACCGCAGGCTGCTTCCTGTCGCGCTTTACGCGTAAGTACAGTTGGGCGCATCTGGATATCGCAGGCACCGCCTGGCGTTCCGGCAAAGCCAAAGGGGCAACGGGCCGTCCAGTCGCGCTGTTATCACAGTTCCTGCTGAACCGCGCCGGACAGAACGACGTAGAATAAGGCTTTCACGTCAGTGCGATGGCCTTATCATGTCATTGTCGTCTTATGGGCCGGACTTCCGGCCCTTATCACTTTCTGGCTCTTAGCAATCCATAGTGTAAACAATGAAAAACGCAACGTTCTATCTTCTCGAACACGACAGCAAAAGCGGTGAGCTCAGCGCCCATGAGGTACTGGCATGCGATCTGGCGGCAGAACGTTGGCGAGCAGGAAAACGCGTGTTGATTGCCTGCGAAGACGAACAGCAGGCTATCAGGCTGGATGAAGCATTATGGCAGCGCGATCCCAACGCGTTCGTGCCACATAATCTGGCAGGCGAAGGGCCGCGTCACGGCGCACCGGTCGAACTGGCGTGGCCGCAACGGCGTGGTAATGCACCACGTGACCTGCTGATCAGCCTATTGCCGCAGTTCGCAGATTTTGCCACCGCTTT includes the following:
- the lptG gene encoding LPS export ABC transporter permease LptG; the encoded protein is MFGVLDRYIGKTIFTTIITTLFMLVSLSGIIKFVDQLRKVGQGEYSALGAGLYTLLSVPKDIETFFPMAALLGALLGLGQLATRSELVVMQASGFTRLQIATAVMKTAIPLVLLTMAIGEWVSPQGEQMARNYRSQMISGGSMISTQGGLWAKDGNDFIYIERIVGDKELSGVNIYHFDEQNKLLSVRYAASAEFDKDRNVWNLSQVDESDLSDGKQIGGSQTLSGEWKTNLTPDKLGVVALEPNALSIRGLHDYAKYLKQSGQESGRYQLNMWSKIFAPVSVAVMMLMAVSFIFGPLRSVSAGSRIVIGISFGFFFYLLNEIFRPLSLVYGIPPILGAVLPSSVFLFISVALLLKRR
- the lptF gene encoding LPS export ABC transporter permease LptF, whose product is MIIIRYLVRETFKSQLAILFILLLIFFCQKLVRILGAAVDGEIPTNLVISLLGLGVPEMVQLILPLSLFLGVLMTFGRLYAESEITVMHACGLGKRVLLKAALVLAVFTGIIATINVMWLSPWSSRHQEEVLAEAKANPGMAALVEGQFQSAQGGNAVLFVGNVKGSEFQHVFLAQLRPSGNARPSVVVADRGHITNEEGAQVVTLDNGSRYEGTALLRDFRITDFTNYQAVIGHQAVTLNNSDVQQMDMRTLWNSDAHDARAEFHWRLTLILSVLIMALMVVPLSVVNPRQGRVLSMLPAMLLYLIFFLLQSSLRSNASKGKIDPMVWVWLTNLMYFGIAVMLNLWDTVPMRKMRARFKPRTLRIQGAA
- the pepA gene encoding leucyl aminopeptidase gives rise to the protein MEFSVKSGSPEKQRSACIVVGVFEPRRLSPIAEQLDKISDGYISALLRRGELEGKVGQSLLLHHVPNILSERILLIGCGKERELDERQYKQVIQKTINALNETGSMEAVCFLTELHVKGRNTYWKVRQAVETAKETLYTFDQLKSNKVELRRPLRKMVFNVPTRRELTSGERAIQHGLAIAAGIKAAKDLGNMPPNICNAAYLASQARQLADTYSQNIITRVIGEQQMKELGMNAYLAVGQGSQNESLMSVIEYKGDPNPETRPIVLVGKGLTFDSGGISIKPADSMDEMKYDMCGAATVYGVMRMAAELALPLNIIGVLAGCENMVDGRAYRPGDVLTTMSGQTVEVLNTDAEGRLVLCDTLTYVERYEPDVVIDVATLTGACVIALGHHITGLMANHNPLAHELLSASEQSGDRAWRLPLTDEFQEQLESNFADMANIGGRPGGAITAGCFLSRFTRKYSWAHLDIAGTAWRSGKAKGATGRPVALLSQFLLNRAGQNDVE
- a CDS encoding DNA polymerase III subunit chi; this translates as MKNATFYLLEHDSKSGELSAHEVLACDLAAERWRAGKRVLIACEDEQQAIRLDEALWQRDPNAFVPHNLAGEGPRHGAPVELAWPQRRGNAPRDLLISLLPQFADFATAFHEVIDFVPYEESLKQLARDRYKTYRSVGFQLTTATPPTH